GTGGAAGGGTCCGGCTTGTCTTCGGGCCGCTTCATATGGCGGGATATGCGAGCGTAGATGACGCCTCTGGCGGTGAGCTCGTCGATGAAGGGCACCAGCGCCATCTCGTAGATAGCCTGCTTGTCCTCCAGCTCGTGGACGGTGTGGCTGAACTGCCCGACGACCGTCAGCAGCTCATCGGTGGTGAATTCGTGCAGATCCTCGCACGTGGTCAGTCGTGTCGTGTCGCTCACATCGGCGATGGCATCGGCGATGTGGCGGTGAGGCGAGTGATACACCCCCCGTGCCTTCCTGTGAGCAGACCGTAAGTCCACTTTCGTAGCAAAAGCGGACAAACGACCCAAAGGTGGTAAATGTGACACCAACGGCCCCGGCTGTTGGTTATGCGTCACATCGGTATGCGCCTGAAGATTCAACCACTTAGCACCACAGACAGATGTTCCGTCAAGGAGGTCACATCATCTATGATCGTGCCCGTCTCATCAGCACCAACTCCGTCTACGACGGCACTTCCGACACGTGCCCGCAGGTCGAGACGCTGATACGAGCGCTCCTCGACGGAATCCCGCGTGATCAAGTCCGAGACCATCACGATTTTGTTACGGGATCCAGCTCTCACGTGGCGGTGGTTGATCTGCGCACGCTGTCCCGCGCTTCTGGCCGGGTCCAGATTGATTAGGTGCGTAGCCGCCGGGATGTCGACACCGTAGGCACCAGCGTGGGACATAAGAAACAAGCGCGCTTCCGGCCGATCTTGGAACCGGTTGACCGAAGCTTGTTTCTCACTCGGGTTCATCCCTCCGTGGTAGAACACGTGTTCGTGTTCCTCGAAGATACGCCCCAACTTCGCCAAAAGCGAGCGGAAACGCGTCACAAGAATCACCTTTTCGGACGGGTCCGAAAGAATCGCTTCAACCTCGGCGCGCAGCCGGACCAACTTGGCCGACTCCGGTAGCCCTTCCAGCACTCCGGAGGCGACCAGATTTCGGACATAAGACGACTCGCTATCGACCATCATCTCGGGGTCGGTAATGAGCTGCTGAGCAGCCAAGTGCACGGCCATCACACGACCGGCGGGGGTGTTTTCATCGGTGCCGGAGTAGTGCGCTCCGACGTCGAACCCTGTCTTGGTCGGCATCTGCGCCAGCTCGGCCGCCAAGTCCGCGGCGATCAACTTGTAGACCGCGGCCGTGGCCGGCTCCATGGTGACCGACCAGGTCCGGTGGTCGATCTTCGGCATGTACGGCGCAACGTCAGGGTCCGTGGTCCGCTTGCGGATCAGCGCCGGCGAGACTTTGGCGTGCAGGGTCGGGGTGTTGCGATACCCCTTGACCGAGCCCCAGTCGTCGCGGTCGATGTAGGCCTGGTCGAAGATCCTCGCGGCGTCGGGGTCGTCGGGGTCGCCCAGCACGCTCTGGTCGACCCACCCCATCAGCTGGAACAGCTCTTCCAACCGGTTGTCCACCGGCGTCCCGGTCAGCGCCAGCCGATAGCCGGCGTCCAGCTGACGGACGGCCTGGGTGATGTCAGCCGACGGGTTTTTGATCGCCGTGGCCTCGTCCAAGATGATCAGGCCCGGCCGCATCCGGCGGATCGTGCGCAGCTCCGCGACCACGGTCTTGTAGCCGGCGATGACGTACTGCGGGCGCAGCTCTTTGATGAGTCCGTACTGCTCGCGCCGCTTGGCCGGGCCGCCGTCGATCACCACGGCGTAGCGCTCTTCGGGGATCTGGAAGACCTCGCCCTTGGCGGTGATCTCCCGGGTGGCTACGTCGGTGCGCGCGGCCAACGCGACCGCCCACTGAATTTTCAGCCCCGATGGCACGACGATCAGGGCTTGGTCGATCTCCCCGGAGCCCAGCAGCTCCTCGGCCGCGGCGATGCTCGTGATCGTCTTGCCCAGGCCCATGTCGTAGGCCAGCAGCAGGGAACGACGCTCCAGCAGGCGGTCGACGGCGACATCCTGATACGGATGCAAGGGGATCGTCAGCACACCCCTTACCAGCAGCGCATCCGAACTGCGGGTATTCCCTCAGCGCAGCAGGTAGGGCATCAACGAGGCCGGGACGGTCAGATCAGTCAGGCGGATCAGCTCGGCGTCCGACAGGTCGCCCGGGTCCAGGCCTTCGGGGTCGTCGCAGTCGAGCAGGTTGCGGTAGTCGACGGAGGAGATCCCGATTCGGTGGCGCCAAGCGGCGGCGGCCTTGTCGCGGTACTGGCGGCCGGGGCCGTCGTTGTCCAGGAACAGCACCACGTGCTGGGTGCGCTCCAGCATCAGCTGCATCTGTGCGTCCGAGATCGACGCGCCGTAGCTGGCCACCACGTTCTCAATGCCGGCCGATGCCAACCGTACGGCGTCCAGGGGCGACTCCACCACGATGATGCGCGAGCACCCGTAGGTGATGGTGTGCAGGCCGAACAGGGTGTGTGACTTCTTCAGACCCTTAGGCCGGTTACGGAAGTAGCGGGCGTTCTTCTCCTGCCAGCCAAGCAGAACGTCGTTTTCGTCGCGGACCGGGGTAATCCACAGCTCCTCGGTCGGCTCCCACAGCACGCCGTAGCTGGCGCACGCCTTGGCGGTCAGGTTGCGGTCGTCCAGGGCCTCGCGCGGCGGTGGGATGTACAGCGCCAGCGACGCCTCGTTGATCTGCTGGGTGGTGTCGATGGTCGCCGGCGTCTTCTTCGCCATGAGCCGCTCGACCTGGCGGATTGTGCCCCGGGCGCGGATCCAGGACACGGCCTCGGCTCTGTCGACCTTGAGCACGTAGGCCACCAGGTCACCGAAGGTGCCCTTGAATCCGCAGCTGAAGCAGGCGAACAGCCCTGATCCGATGTTCACCGAAAACGACGGGTGGCGGTCCTCGCGGCCGAGAAACTCCATGTGCGCCGGGCACCGGCACGTCGCCTCTCCCGAATCGTCCACGCGCAGCACGTCCAGGCCAAGCTCCTCCATACAGGCCACAGGGTCGCCGGGCACGACGTTCGTGACGTGGCCCCAGCCGGATCTGATCGCCGGCCCGGCTGGGCGGCGGCGCGGTCGCCTACCAGCCATCGCTGCCGCCCTCGTATCCGTCGCCGCCAAACGGGTTGTACTCCAGCTCCTCAAACTTCACCGGCTCCCACGTCCACGTGTAATAGGCCTCCATCGGGGAGGCGTTACGGCCGGCAAGGAGCTTCATCAAGGTGATGTTCGGGTCGTCGGTCTGCTGCACGCCGATGACCGCGTCCGAGTCCTGAACGAAGCTGGAGCTGTAGCCGATGGAGTAGGTCGTCAGCTTCTTGCCGTTCATCTTGCTTTCCAGGGCCTGGGTCGCGATGACGATGGGCTTTTCGAGCTGCTGGGCCAGGCGTTTCATGCCGCGGGTGATGTTGGTCAGCGCCTGCGATGATCCGCTGGGCTCTCCTTCCTCGTCCTGCATCATGTAGACGCCGTCCACGTAGACGATGTCCGGGTCCAATTTTTCGATCTTGGTTCGCAGGCCGGTCAGGGTGGTGACCGAGCTCGTGTCCTGGGACATGTGGAAGCTCGGCAGGTTCTGACTTGCTCGGACGGAACGTTCCAACAGCTTCCACTCGGCCGGCTTGAGTGTGCCGTTGCGCAGCCGCTTGTGGGAGATGCCGGCGCGGATGGCGTCCAGGCGCTCCCACTGCTCACGGTTGCTCATCTCGAACCCGACGAACAAGGGCTCCTTGCCCGAGTCGTTGGCGGCCTTGGCCATCAGCAGCATGGACGTCGACTTGCCGGTTTTCGGCGGGCCGACGAACGTGATCAGCTGTCCCGGCTCGAACCCCTGTAGCGCAAGATCGATCGCCGGGAACCCGCTGGGGATGCCACGCAGCCGGCCGTCCAGTGCATCCAGCTCCCGGTAGTGGGTCAGGCGCTCGTCACCATTGGTCGACAGGTCGATGTCGTAGGCGGTCGGCGTGGTCCGGGCGATCTCGGCCAGCACGGCCGCCAGCCGGGCAGTGGTCGCCGCGGTGTCGCGCCGGATATGGGACTGGGCCGCATCCGTGATCGCGGCCTCCAGCATGACCAGCTGGCGGTGCTCGCGCATCTGGTCGACCAGGTACGGCAGCCCCTCGGGCGTCGCCAAAAGCTTGTAAGTCGGATAGTCCCGCTTGACCGCGGCGAGGGTGGGCACGTTGCCGTAGCGGCCCTTGTGGTCCACGATCATCGACCAGACCCTCGCCGAGGACGGGTCGGCGAACCACCCGGGGGTGATCCCGGCTTCTGCGGCCGGCGCGAGGTCTGCTGACTCGATGACCTTGGAGATCAGCAGGCGCTCGGTGTCCATCAGTAGCGTCCTATCTGGGTGATCGTCTCGGGGGTGATCACGCGGCCCCTGCTGCCGTACATCAGCGCGTGCTTGGGGTCGGGGGTGTATACGGCCGTGACGTACGGCATGGAGATCAGCCGGCGGGCCAGGTAGCGGGGGTCGTAGGTCCAGACCCGGCGCACGGGCACCTGTTCGTTGTCCAGCCGATCGCCGAGCGCGCGGGCGAACTCCCGCGGCCCGGTGGTGACCACGTCGATCTCCTGATGCAGCCGCCACGTCAAGTCGATGATCACCTTGATCACCAGGTCATCGAGGTCCCATAGGTCCGCAGCCTGTTCCCAACGGCGGAGCCTGCGGGCCACCAGATACATGCGCCGTGAGGTCAACTTGGCGCCCAACAGCCCCTCAAACTCGATCAGCAGGCGCGGGGAAACCTCGTTGGAGATGTCGCCGTTTTTCATCGGATCCACGTCCTGCCAAGCTTGATCTCGCCGATGGTCAGGCGGTGGACGCCGTAGCGCGCGGCCAGTGCGGTGTTGGTCTCCGAGCTGGCGCGGATGGCTTCGACCTCGGGCCAGCCGAGCTTGGCTCCGCCGCGGTTTTTCGCGAAGCGGCCTCGGGCGACGCACTCGCGGATGTTGTCGGACTGGGTGCCGATGCTCAGGTGCAGCGGGTTGACGCAGTTGCGGACGTCGCAGGCGTGGCGAACGACCAGCCCCGCGGGGATCGGGCCGTGGAAAGCCCGGTAACTCCAGCGGTGGGTAAGGTCGCGCTCGTGGTCCACCATCATCTGGCCGTAGCCGTTGCGGGTCATGCCGACCTGGACCAGCCAGCAGCCACGGACGTGGTCGACGCGCATGTAGTCGAGCAGCTTGCGGCGGGCCTTGGCCAGCTTCCCGGTCTCCTCCACCAGCTCGGTGGCGACCATGGCGGCGGTCACCGGGTCACCCACGACTTGAAGGAACGGACGTCGCGGATGGTGACGCGGTGCACGCCGTACTCCTCGGCCAGCGCGGTGTCAGTGTTCGTGCTGGCGCGGATCAGCGCGACGGACTCCCAGGTGAGCTTGGCCCGGGGCCGGTTGGTGCGGCGCCGGTCGAACGCTACGCGCGTGCGGGGCTCGGCCTTGCGGGCGTACAGGTGCTCCGGCGCCACGCAGTTGTCGGTTCGGCAGGTGCGGAAAACGCGGTGGCCGGCGGGGATCGGGCCGAAGTAGATCCGGTAAGACCATCGGTGGGCCAGGTCGTAGTCGCGATTGACCATCAGCCGGCCGTAGGCGCGGCTGGCCCCGGTCGGCTTGACCAACCAGCAGCCGGTCGGGGTGCGCCTGTTGACCAGGTGCATTAGCCGGTTACGTGCCTTGCTGAGCAGGGGGTCGGTGGGGTCGAATTCGACGATGTCCATCAGCAGAACTCCTTGGCGGGGGTGGTGAGGGGGTATGCGCGGGCGGTGACGGTGGTGTGGATGTGGTCAGCAGCCACGGCGCAGGTCCTTGCCGCCCAGGACGACCTCGTCAAACGCCTCGGAGGCGAACGAGGCCATTGACGGGTTGTAGAGCTTGGACCACCGTTCGAGCGGTTCGTTGGACGTGACGACGTTCAGCAGGCCGTTGCGGAAGCGCTGGCGCAGAAGTCGGTCCACCTCGTCGACCGCCATGTTGGAGGCGGTTCTGTGCTCCTTGCCGACGTCGTCGAAGACGACCAGCGGGCTCTTGTAGACCCGCTGCTTGAGCTCGTGGATCTTCCAGTAGCGCTCGACGGCTTCCGGCACTCCGCGGTCGGCCTGCGGCTTGATGGAGTGCTGCTCGGCCAACACCGCGATGTAGTCGGCCATGGCGACGAAGAAGATGGCCGGGTTGTGCTGAATGTGGATTTCACTGGCCGTGGCGCAGGCCAAGGTGGTCTTGCCGCCGCCCCACGGGCCGATCAGGGCCAGTCCGCGGCCAATGAGGGGGCCGGCGGGCTCGTCCATGGGTTCGACCGCGAGGCGCTCGGGGACGGTGGCCACGAAGTTGACCGCGGCGGTGTAGGCCTTGGCCGCGAGGTCGTTGTAGGGCTGCCAGTCAGCCAGGCGCAGGTGGCGGTACTTCATCGGGATGCCGGCCACCGCCAGACGACGCCGGTAGAGCTCGGTGATGTACGGGGGGTGTGTCACTGGGAACTCCAGTCGTCCGGATTGAAGTCGTAAGTGCCGTCTGAGGCGCTGTGAGGCTCCTGGGAGGTCCAGGCGGCCGGATTGAAGGTTTCGGGCCGGCCCGCATCTACGGCAGCGGCTCCGGCTGCGTGGGCGGCCAGCAGAGCCCGCTTGGCGAGGAAGTCGACCCAAGGGATTGCCCGGGGGTTGCGGAAGCCGGCCACGGAGACGTAGGCGTCGACCATCCGGCGGATTTCGTCGGGGCTGATCCCTTGGTTCTTCCACCGGTTGAGGGTGGCCGCGAGCTTGGTCCGGTTGGCCACGTCGGTGAACAGCAGGCGGCTAACGCCTCCCCCGCCGCTCTCGGCGCGGCCGAGGTCGACAACGGCCTTGGCGAAGTACGTCGCCAGGCCCATACCGGTGTCGGGGCCAGGCTCACGGAGCTGGCGCGCAGGCTTGTCTCGGCGTGCGCCTTCGGGGAGCTCGTCGTCGGTGAAGAGGAACCGGGCAGGGTCGAGCTCGGCGTCGGCCGCGTCGGCCTTGCGTGCGGCTTCGGCCTTGGTCGTCTTCCCGTTCCGCCGAGCCGAAGGCGCGGCGCTATAGGAGTACGAAGTACTCCTATAGGTAGTTATCTTTCTATTGGGTCCAGATTCTGGACTAGTTCGGATTTCACCGGCCTCTGGATCCGAACTCTGTGCAGCCTCCTCCCCAACAGGTCCAGATTCTGGACTAGTTGGGATTTCCCCGCCGCCGACGGGGGTCCGGTACTCCGGCGCCGGGCAATTCTCGTCCCAGAACTCCACCGGCGTGATCCGACGGACGACCGACATATAACCGTCGGCCGCGGCCGGCCACTCGGTCTGGGCCACTTCCTGAATGACTCCCCTGTCGGCCAGCTTGGCCAGGGCTCCGTAGACCGCGGACCGGGAGGCCCGAACCTGCTTGGCCAGGGCGTCCACGCCGAGCCAGGTCATCCGGTGGTCGTAGCCGGCGGAGTTGGCCAGCCGCAGCAGGACTAGCAGTTCAACGCCTTTGATTTCCCGCGGCGCTTTATGCCAGACCTCGG
This genomic stretch from Streptosporangium brasiliense harbors:
- a CDS encoding toprim domain-containing protein, with translation MLRVDDSGEATCRCPAHMEFLGREDRHPSFSVNIGSGLFACFSCGFKGTFGDLVAYVLKVDRAEAVSWIRARGTIRQVERLMAKKTPATIDTTQQINEASLALYIPPPREALDDRNLTAKACASYGVLWEPTEELWITPVRDENDVLLGWQEKNARYFRNRPKGLKKSHTLFGLHTITYGCSRIIVVESPLDAVRLASAGIENVVASYGASISDAQMQLMLERTQHVVLFLDNDGPGRQYRDKAAAAWRHRIGISSVDYRNLLDCDDPEGLDPGDLSDAELIRLTDLTVPASLMPYLLR
- a CDS encoding DnaB-like helicase C-terminal domain-containing protein codes for the protein MDTERLLISKVIESADLAPAAEAGITPGWFADPSSARVWSMIVDHKGRYGNVPTLAAVKRDYPTYKLLATPEGLPYLVDQMREHRQLVMLEAAITDAAQSHIRRDTAATTARLAAVLAEIARTTPTAYDIDLSTNGDERLTHYRELDALDGRLRGIPSGFPAIDLALQGFEPGQLITFVGPPKTGKSTSMLLMAKAANDSGKEPLFVGFEMSNREQWERLDAIRAGISHKRLRNGTLKPAEWKLLERSVRASQNLPSFHMSQDTSSVTTLTGLRTKIEKLDPDIVYVDGVYMMQDEEGEPSGSSQALTNITRGMKRLAQQLEKPIVIATQALESKMNGKKLTTYSIGYSSSFVQDSDAVIGVQQTDDPNITLMKLLAGRNASPMEAYYTWTWEPVKFEELEYNPFGGDGYEGGSDGW
- a CDS encoding HNH endonuclease signature motif containing protein, whose protein sequence is MGDPVTAAMVATELVEETGKLAKARRKLLDYMRVDHVRGCWLVQVGMTRNGYGQMMVDHERDLTHRWSYRAFHGPIPAGLVVRHACDVRNCVNPLHLSIGTQSDNIRECVARGRFAKNRGGAKLGWPEVEAIRASSETNTALAARYGVHRLTIGEIKLGRTWIR
- a CDS encoding DEAD/DEAH box helicase; translation: MLTIPLHPYQDVAVDRLLERRSLLLAYDMGLGKTITSIAAAEELLGSGEIDQALIVVPSGLKIQWAVALAARTDVATREITAKGEVFQIPEERYAVVIDGGPAKRREQYGLIKELRPQYVIAGYKTVVAELRTIRRMRPGLIILDEATAIKNPSADITQAVRQLDAGYRLALTGTPVDNRLEELFQLMGWVDQSVLGDPDDPDAARIFDQAYIDRDDWGSVKGYRNTPTLHAKVSPALIRKRTTDPDVAPYMPKIDHRTWSVTMEPATAAVYKLIAADLAAELAQMPTKTGFDVGAHYSGTDENTPAGRVMAVHLAAQQLITDPEMMVDSESSYVRNLVASGVLEGLPESAKLVRLRAEVEAILSDPSEKVILVTRFRSLLAKLGRIFEEHEHVFYHGGMNPSEKQASVNRFQDRPEARLFLMSHAGAYGVDIPAATHLINLDPARSAGQRAQINHRHVRAGSRNKIVMVSDLITRDSVEERSYQRLDLRARVGSAVVDGVGADETGTIIDDVTSLTEHLSVVLSG
- a CDS encoding ATP-binding protein, with amino-acid sequence MTHPPYITELYRRRLAVAGIPMKYRHLRLADWQPYNDLAAKAYTAAVNFVATVPERLAVEPMDEPAGPLIGRGLALIGPWGGGKTTLACATASEIHIQHNPAIFFVAMADYIAVLAEQHSIKPQADRGVPEAVERYWKIHELKQRVYKSPLVVFDDVGKEHRTASNMAVDEVDRLLRQRFRNGLLNVVTSNEPLERWSKLYNPSMASFASEAFDEVVLGGKDLRRGC